The region ATATTTAACTAGAGAATAAATGTCATCTTGATGACGCTTGgcatccctttttttttctaacatctTCAAATGCATCAAAGAAACAAGTCAAGAACATACCTACTGATGAAAAGGCTTCTTTGTTTATACCATTCAATATGTCTCCTCACAAGAATCTCATTAAGGCAACAACAGTTTAATCCTGCATGATAAAAGATAAGTGCAGTTTTAACTTCTGAATTTAAAAGAGGAATACAATGCCAAAATTGTTAAAAAGTAAACAAGGCTAACGAGGTAGTCAATTTCATGCACCATCATCTTATGCAATTGATTTTAGTGTGAAAGGAGAATATGAATATTTAGTAGAAGCCCATAACCATATAATGCTTTGTAAAAAAAAGTTAACCTTGATGATAAACAATACCTTTGGTAACTTCCCTTGGAGTGCAAGATGACTGACATGGAGCCTTATATATGTTCAATGATGCTGGGATCCATAATTTTGGGTCTGAACCAGGATAGGCCTTGGCAATTATATTGGACAAAGTATATGCCCCACTTTCAATAGCTTTCAAAATGGACAATTCTCTAACCTTACAATCATTGCATAATGAATAACATTGAGCATCTGTTAGTGTGTTGTTTGTTGCATTAATTGTGAAACGCCTGAACCAAAATTGAatacttgaagcaattatcaaaCATAATTGTTAGTGCATAAGAAATCAAGTTTTCACACATACATACTTGAGGTATCCACAAAGCATCCTCTTGGGCCACATGCTAAGTCTACCATGCGTGGGAATTAGAATGTTTGGAGAGCCTTCCAAGAAATTATAGTTGCCTGAAAGTAGTCTGTTAAACAGAAATATGATAGAGCTTTCATGTGCTTTCCCAAACCCACTTGAATCTCAAACTATATTAATACAAAAGGcaataaataatttgcaaagaCCCAACATAAAAAGGTTGGTCAATATCACAAAATccaatgatataaaaaatttatataataaatgaagTGACAAACCATAATGTTTCCACTAGcaatgtcataaaaaaatagtacTGCCTTGActgaaatcaaaagcatataagTCAACATCAATGAATTTGCCAAGTCATGATATTATGGAAAACTAATAGTTGTGTTTCATGCTAACATGAAGGAGCACTAGGTGCTCATCAGTGTGACCCTGATTATTAAGAGCAACCTAGTAAAAGCAGTGATCCAATACAtggaattattaaataattctcCAAAATGAATTATGATTGGGAGATTTTAATTGAGAAATATTCTAAGTAGAGAAACAACCACatgatagaaaaatattatttcatacaGGAGCAAAGATTGCTTCCAATTGTTGATCACCATTTTGACAATGGCATCCTGATTGGCTTGATTTATAAAATTACCAACAAAAGAGATAATATGCATAATGGTTAAAATAAGCCTTCCTTGGCTTGATTTATGGTCTACAATGAAATTGtgtattacaaaaaataatctGCAAATCCAAAATTGAGTTTGAATGACTATTTTTACTTTCAAATGCATTAGACTAGTAGATATTAATGCTAAATGTATCAGGAGAAGCAAATTCACTCACTGCCAGAAGGAatgaaaaattcttttaaaatagCATCCATGTACTAGATAATTTATATCAACTAATTAAGCAATAAAATTTCTATGAGGACATTAAAAAAGTAACACTATTTCAGAAATATGAAGAAAGAAGTGCAAAACCTTTTCCAATGTGAATCAAAGTATTTTCATGTGCCAACAGAATAGAATCAGGACTGTACTGCTGAACTACCGAAAGACCTAAAATGAGCCAATGACATTTTAATCATTCATGAATGGGCATGGGATGGCTCTTAGCAAGCAGGCAAGCAAGTGAATATTAAAACATTTCatatttggtaaatttttgtttttgtttttccttttcgaGAATTATACAAATATTATCTTGTCACTAATGAGTACCTATTTccctatttttataaataaacttcATCAAACACACTTTCCACTCGATTAAAAGCTTGGTGATTTTGAGGTGGAAAAACACTCATGATGAACATTAACTTTACCAcacttatttaatataaacatcaTTGTCATTAACAGGCAGAACAACTACTTGTATGTTGATGGGCATAAGTAATTTGAACATGAAAATCTAAACCCATATCTACTTGAAACTTTTATATGAATAAAGGCCAGAAAAAAAGGGGagaactaaaaataattttgaaaacataaatcaagTCTTTTATACTgtaaaaaacacataaaaacattTCTTCTTATACGCTACGATCTAATTAGTTGTTGCAATAACccatacaaaatagaaaagtaGACTTTGAACTCCAAAAATACGATAAGATTctttaataaatgaaataacaaaagaattagtaacaataataactagGTTATGAAACTCCAAAACTAAGCAccgaaaagaagaagaataaaataaaataaaaaccaaagaatCAACACATTAGCAAAGAGCCACATGACATATTCCATTCACAAAGGAACTTCCTTAAACCAACATGCATTAGAgaataaatataaactatatttatcTTAGAAACTACCACATGGAAACATTTAATGGCTATGGCTTAGTGCGCTCAAGCCCAACAAGTGTGACACCAAGCTTGGTCTAGGACCATATTTCACATCTTCTAACCAAGGACAACATGAATTGATATACAGggtagacaaaaaaaaaaatgatgccattagacaataatcataaataatacatgatgTATCTTATCAAATTATTGTCGTGCCATCTGAAGATTACTGATGAGAACCTATTCAGTGAGAGTAAACAGTGTATTAAACCATTCAGTGAGAGTCTCCTCATGAGAACCTATCTGTATCATTATTTACACTATATTGTTGCAAGTCCACCACCCAACCAACACATAAGTTTCCTTAAAAATTACgtctttgagaaaaaaaattgagactCACACCCAATTCATAGcattaacaaaagaacaagAGGAACTGAAATTGAAATAGAGAAGAACACTCACAGATCCACGACTCTCCCATCCAAGCAACCAACCCCAACCCCAACCCAGTTGCAAAGGTTCTCACCACCACCTCCATCCCACCCCGACAATGCACCATAGGGGTCCAACTCCATCCTTCTCTAAACCTCACCAATGCGATCCCTGCAAAGCCAATCATCGCCAATCATCACCACCATCAACATCAAATCCAACctcaaaaaatacaataaaaagagCTCAAAAATCGCAAGCCTTCATCGCCGAGACCAAATCAAAACAACCAACATCAGTGAAAAAACTTGGAGAAAGAAAGAACTCAACATAGATTTCGGCATTGGAGCACCTTGACTTTGCAATACTGCTAAAGAATCATGCACGAACCTTGATTGAGAAACTAGGGCGTCAAGGGATCTAGAGAATGGAAGAGATAGAGAAAACTCACCACAGATCAGAGTATTAGAGCACCCCCACTTCGCAATACTATTGAAGAAGAACGCAcgaattttgataaaaaaaactaaggcaTCAAGGGGTCCAACGAAAGGAAAATATCATGGGAGAGAGGAAAGAGGAGAGGGTTATTTTTGGGAGGGGCTCAAAATTCTTCCATTCAATCTATTTAgtttaaataaattacattaaaGAGATAAGTTCTTATGTCTGCCGCTGACATCAGTCGCTATAACCTACATTTGTTGTAGtgatatatctatatctatatctataggGGCTCTCCTAACTAGGGCCATTAcatggaatatttggcttgaagaAATGAGACATTTTCAATTCTAAATCTCTCCCTATGCATTCGATTATTATCAAGATTAATCATATGATCCTATTTTGGTTATCATCaattttagaggaaaaaaaaaaatcaaagattgaAGATTCCATTGCACTTGTTCACCGCAGTTCACTCTCATCATTTGGCCCAAGGCCCACGGACCAGCCCAAGGCTAGCCTAAGCCCGATCCAAACCCAATCCAAAGTTTATGTTTGACGGGTCAGTCTAAGTCCGACCCAAACAAACCTTGGATTGGATATGGATATTATTTGGCCCTTTTGGACTTTTTTTGGGTTGATCCAACCGGTTGGCCCATGAGCTGACCCattggatttattattaaatattaataatacaattttaaaaaaatatatcacaaaCAATATACAATGATAGAATTAGTAGGTGTCAACCTAGTTGGGATTTACCCATATTTTAGTTATGCAATATTTTTCTAAagtgaaaatttaataatactaatcaattaataaaattattcatttatattttatcacaaaaattaattaaataaagttaaaagaagaaaaataatagcgGGCCGATTCTAGCCGAATCCAATGAGCCGATCCTAGCCCAATCCAATAATTGATCCAAAATGCTAAGCCCATGAGCTGGGCCATGGGCTTCATAGTTAAAATTTCGCTGGGCCCGACCTGACCCAAATTATTCATGAGGATCGTCGGATTTGGGCTTGGGCTGGGCTAAAGCCTAAATTTTTTGGTTTGGGTCAGCCCGGCCGGtccaatgatgaagatgagccCTAGTCTAAAGTTCATGGGATCTAGCTCTGAGTCAGTCAATACAAGCGATACTGGTTGTGAGGCTTCAATCCAGAACATAGGCTAGCATTGCATCATGAGCTTTTCCACCCTGGATGTCCAGGGTGATGTGTGGTAGTTTCTTCTTTGAACCATTGTCGTTGTCttacttttgtattttgtgttgaacTATCTCTGGTGGATCTATTTTGTGGTCTAGTATTTATATTGTACTTCTCTTTTGTACTCCTATTCTCCTTCTATCAATGCTAGTATGATGTTTTGTGGATAGATAATATTTATGAGCaccaaaatatatcatttttgaGCTTATATTTTATGTGCAAATAAATAATGCATAGACATGTTTACAATGGCTTTACAAGGTTAGTTAATTAGGGTAAAATAGGATTATTTGGagggaaataaaaaagaattattattatttacaagaGAAGAACCTGAGTCCACAATTTataatttggaaaataaaaaataaaaaataaatgagagaaaaatagaattatgaCAAGATCAGATCAAGCCCAACGTTTTGAATCCGGACTCGAATTGTAAGGTGGGAATCGGTTAACCTTAACCACTTAACTTCCAACCAAGACTCTTATCATTGTCCGTCTCCCTCTCGGTCTCGTCTCTCGGTTTCTGAAACTTAGCGGGAGATCGGGGCGCTCGGCGGCGAGGTCGAGGGTTCTCTCGCCCTTTTCGGTGTTCCGACAGGGCTTCAATTCTAGATTTTAGGGTTCCTAGATTCAGCGGGATTAGCGCATCTCGGTTTGCTCTCTTGATCAAGctctttcttgttgattttgatcTAATTTTGTTTGAGTAGTTTGTGCTTTTGATCAGTGGTTGTTGTTTATACTGTTGGTTTCGATATGTGAGGATTTGGTTCTAtgtacttttggtttctttgaaGGAACCCTAATTTTTCAATTCGTTTAATTGATTTTAGAGTGGATTGGTGTTTGTGGTTGCGGAATTAGGACTAAATTTCTCCCTGTTGCTTCTGATTGCAATTCTTTGGTAGTAAAGTTTGTAAAGTTGGGTTGATTACTTTCTAGATTGTATCTCAAAATGGAATTTAGTCATTGTCTTGAATCATTACATCCTGATTGTGAATTGtgatgtgataagtgcttgcttGTTTGGATTGTTATTTTACAGGTAGATAAACCATGGTAGGGGGTAATATGGTGATAATTTGCCAGTATGGTGGTGAATTTGTAACGAATAGCGATGGGAATTTGAATTACAACAATGGGGAAGCGCATGCGATTGACATTAGTTGTGATGTCTCCTTTGATGAACTGAAGTCGGAGATAACCAGTATATGCAACATTGATCTTAATGGTATGTCCTTGAAGTATTTTCTCCCAAATAATAGACGGACATTGATTACAATATCTAGTGACAAAGATCTGCGACGAATGGTCAATTTTAATGCAAATTCTGGTCCAACTGAGGTTTTTATCATGAACAAAGTTGATATCAGGTATTAATTTATGTCTTCATGTATTGTGGGGGACTTGATTTTGCTAAAATCATGCTTTAttaaggtaaaaaaaatattaaaaaaatctaccaGAGCACCTAGGAGCACTGTAGCTGATTCAGGAACCTCGGTCATTGCTGCTGCTGAAGCCGCTCATGGTGTTAGGAGGAAGAGGCTAACTGCTGGTGGCAGGTGTGTTTCCAATTCATGTTTTATTCTTGGAAAACCTTGTGACTTGTGAGTGCTGTGAATTAAAAAGAGTTTATATGATGTTTTCAGGTCAAGTAGAGGTAAGGTAGCTGAATCTGCTAACCCCATAGCTGCCAACAATGTAGCCATAGTCAATGTTAACAATGGGATGTCTATAAAGGTTGACAACAGGTATTTGTTCTTGTGCACTCTTCTTTTTTAAGGCCTTTTTAGTAAATATTAGGAGAAGATGTTATACTATTAATGAGAATTGTTCTGAGcatattttagtttttgcaaAGGATTCTGACTTCTTTTATTAAAAGGATTTTCATGCAATAGAAGTCCAGCCCTTTGACTAAAATCTCTCAAACAAAAGCATTGTAACACTCATGCTTTGTTGACTAGACAGACTATTGGTCCTTTGTCGAACCATCTGTCAAAGAATTGTCATCCCTTTTCTCCCCCATATTCTTCTTTCTGCATAACTAATTTGGttcattttattgtttgagAATTGAGAGTTAAATTTTCCTTGTGTGTATTAGGCCAGTTACAGTTGGGGTCATTATGGAAAATATTATGGAACCAAGGCCGAGTATTGCTCATCATATGGATGAGAGGTATATGTCTTTATTGTATACTATTTGATGCTATGTTTTAATCACATAATCTTAAATGCTGAAAATTGTTTTGCAGGACAAATGGGGGCATTCTTGCTGAACCCAATATTTTTGGCTCTCTGCCTATGCTTGATACTGTTAGGCCAATCAATGCTAAAACTCTTTCGGACACAATTATTA is a window of Dioscorea cayenensis subsp. rotundata cultivar TDr96_F1 chromosome 5, TDr96_F1_v2_PseudoChromosome.rev07_lg8_w22 25.fasta, whole genome shotgun sequence DNA encoding:
- the LOC120260361 gene encoding uncharacterized protein LOC120260361 isoform X4, encoding MELDPYGALSGWDGGGGENLCNWVGVGVGCLDGRVVDLLLSGNYNFLEGSPNILIPTHGRLSMWPKRMLCGYLKYVRELSILKAIESGAYTLSNIIAKAYPGSDPKLWIPASLNIYKAPCQSSCTPREVTKGLNCCCLNEILVRRHIEWYKQRSLFISSIRVFSTTTIMHLGNLT
- the LOC120260361 gene encoding uncharacterized protein LOC120260361 isoform X2, with protein sequence MVHCRGGMEVVVRTFATGLGLGLVAWMGESWICNYNFLEGSPNILIPTHGRLSMWPKRMLCGYLKRFTINATNNTLTDAQCYSLCNDCKVRELSILKAIESGAYTLSNIIAKAYPGSDPKLWIPASLNIYKAPCQSSCTPREVTKGLNCCCLNEILVRRHIEWYKQRSLFISSIRVFSTTTIMHLGNLT
- the LOC120260361 gene encoding uncharacterized protein LOC120260361 isoform X3, with product MEVVVRTFATGLGLGLVAWMGESWICNYNFLEGSPNILIPTHGRLSMWPKRMLCGYLKRFTINATNNTLTDAQCYSLCNDCKVRELSILKAIESGAYTLSNIIAKAYPGSDPKLWIPASLNIYKAPCQSSCTPREVTKGLNCCCLNEILVRRHIEWYKQRSLFISSIRVFSTTTIMHLGNLT
- the LOC120260361 gene encoding uncharacterized protein LOC120260361 isoform X1, with protein sequence MELDPYGALSGWDGGGGENLCNWVGVGVGCLDGRVVDLLLSGNYNFLEGSPNILIPTHGRLSMWPKRMLCGYLKRFTINATNNTLTDAQCYSLCNDCKVRELSILKAIESGAYTLSNIIAKAYPGSDPKLWIPASLNIYKAPCQSSCTPREVTKGLNCCCLNEILVRRHIEWYKQRSLFISSIRVFSTTTIMHLGNLT